One Gemmatimonadota bacterium DNA window includes the following coding sequences:
- a CDS encoding amidohydrolase: MIIDSHAYCFPPGDAKAGYADARDHLRWMQAEHAVHHQPAWRVRDRAPASSKSIAPAAPGDWSTLPDVDFRVDRTHGRVVWTIDGEDYTKQFYPPHLRDLEYTPDGLIAEMDYAGVDVALLHTNPMLGRDSAFQAACVEAAPGRLYSMAPVDEWRIVVETDRVIEETKRAVRVHGLHAVKFNASLAYRGSEQSWSGGAYHPFWDAVAALNVPVFFTLGAGPVLGYHADLTQGYLGELGVLMDWMDRYPDTVCSITHGFPWRMFIDGDRLVLPEGLWRPFENPHLSLEVCFPVRIGDQFDFPYREVWTALEEMVNRIGADRLLWGTDMPFQNRFCTYRQSRDWIEKYADFLNEADLAAIMGDTAARILGIASTHKFT; the protein is encoded by the coding sequence ATGATCATCGATTCCCACGCGTACTGCTTTCCGCCGGGTGACGCGAAAGCCGGGTACGCCGATGCCCGGGACCACCTGCGGTGGATGCAGGCCGAGCACGCGGTCCATCACCAGCCGGCCTGGCGGGTCCGGGACCGGGCTCCCGCTTCGTCGAAGTCGATCGCGCCAGCAGCGCCCGGAGACTGGTCCACGCTCCCCGACGTGGATTTCCGCGTCGATCGAACCCACGGCCGCGTGGTGTGGACAATCGACGGCGAAGACTACACCAAGCAGTTCTACCCACCCCACCTGCGCGACCTGGAATACACCCCCGACGGCCTGATCGCCGAGATGGACTACGCGGGCGTGGATGTCGCCCTGCTCCATACCAATCCCATGCTGGGCCGCGACAGCGCCTTTCAGGCCGCGTGTGTCGAAGCCGCCCCGGGCCGCCTGTACTCCATGGCGCCCGTGGACGAGTGGCGTATCGTCGTGGAAACGGACCGGGTGATCGAAGAGACCAAGCGGGCAGTGCGGGTTCACGGCCTGCACGCCGTAAAGTTCAATGCCTCGCTGGCCTACCGCGGAAGCGAGCAGTCGTGGAGCGGCGGCGCTTACCACCCCTTCTGGGACGCCGTGGCCGCCCTGAACGTCCCGGTCTTCTTCACCCTGGGTGCCGGACCCGTCCTCGGGTACCACGCCGACCTCACGCAGGGGTACTTAGGCGAACTCGGCGTACTCATGGACTGGATGGACCGTTACCCGGACACGGTCTGCAGCATCACCCACGGTTTCCCCTGGCGTATGTTTATCGACGGAGACCGTCTCGTGTTGCCGGAAGGCCTGTGGAGACCCTTCGAAAACCCCCACCTCAGCCTGGAAGTGTGCTTTCCCGTGCGGATCGGTGATCAGTTCGACTTTCCCTACCGAGAGGTCTGGACCGCACTGGAAGAGATGGTCAACCGAATTGGAGCAGACAGGTTGCTGTGGGGCACGGACATGCCCTTCCAGAACCGGTTCTGCACCTACCGCCAATCCCGAGACTGGATCGAGAAGTACGCGGATTTTCTGAACGAGGCGGACCTGGCCGCTATCATGGGCGACACCGCCGCACGAATCCTGGGCATCGCCAGCACTCACAAGTTTACATAA
- a CDS encoding TIM barrel protein, whose product MHVGTQQFSTADEDLAYLARHGVFNKSELNITFHREYGWDVEELAAKKERCARFGIEMEMVALPIADLNVDGGQVPNYMLGDYEEGDKEIELVCNMVRQASEAGIPAIKYYLCEMENQRTESDPPGRGGSIYSTWDLEKAKDRPARYNEPVPAEMNWARITYFLERVIPVATECKVRMACHPCDPWLPPGYRCVDRVLGGFDGFKQFIEICPSPYHGVNLCLGCMAESSLDPLNEVPDIIRYLGSRKKIFLCHFRNIVGGRNKFQEVWPDEGVMNMHRNMQALKEVGYPHMCVPDHAPGHKEPDSYRQAFAYEFGYIQAMIQAVMDEG is encoded by the coding sequence ATGCACGTCGGCACCCAGCAGTTCAGCACGGCGGACGAAGACCTCGCGTATCTCGCCCGCCATGGCGTCTTCAACAAGAGCGAACTCAACATCACCTTCCACCGGGAGTACGGCTGGGACGTGGAGGAACTGGCGGCCAAAAAGGAAAGGTGCGCCCGTTTCGGGATCGAAATGGAAATGGTGGCCCTGCCCATCGCCGACCTGAACGTGGACGGTGGCCAGGTACCCAACTACATGCTGGGCGACTACGAAGAGGGCGACAAGGAAATCGAACTGGTCTGCAACATGGTGCGCCAGGCCTCGGAGGCGGGCATCCCCGCGATCAAGTACTACCTGTGCGAGATGGAGAACCAGCGCACCGAGAGCGATCCGCCCGGCCGCGGAGGTTCGATCTACAGCACCTGGGACCTGGAGAAGGCCAAGGACCGGCCGGCCAGGTACAACGAACCCGTGCCCGCCGAGATGAACTGGGCCCGCATCACCTACTTCCTGGAGCGGGTGATCCCCGTGGCCACGGAATGCAAGGTTCGCATGGCCTGCCATCCCTGCGACCCCTGGCTTCCCCCCGGGTACCGCTGCGTGGACCGCGTGCTCGGCGGCTTCGATGGTTTCAAGCAGTTCATCGAGATCTGCCCCAGCCCCTATCACGGCGTCAACCTCTGCCTGGGCTGCATGGCGGAGAGTTCCCTCGATCCCCTCAACGAGGTGCCGGACATCATCCGCTACCTCGGCTCGCGCAAGAAGATCTTCCTCTGCCACTTCCGCAACATCGTGGGCGGGCGCAACAAGTTCCAGGAGGTCTGGCCCGACGAGGGTGTCATGAACATGCACCGCAACATGCAGGCGCTCAAGGAGGTCGGCTACCCGCACATGTGCGTGCCCGACCACGCGCCGGGCCACAAGGAACCGGACAGCTACCGGCAGGCCTTCGCCTACGAGTTCGGCTACATCCAGGCCATGATCCAGGCGGTGATGGACGAGGGGTAG
- a CDS encoding methyltransferase domain-containing protein — MRLEITGISCRPSGMINALDCLTSRAFGLLWQDHRLRFRHWIFNRFPATVSPYHMSSTSYYDLNADALAARYDGVDPADVHADWAPVHLREEPGFACDIGAGSGRDANWLAARGWEVVAVEPSALRTLAAERAHPRVVWMDDALPDLRVLRALGRRFDLILLSAVWMHLAPKVRERAFRILSELLNPSGLLVITLRRGGDATENAARGFHDTSAEEIVGFANRRAIALRSHSTQPDLTRSGIDWETLVFAMPDDGTGSLPLLRHVIVNDNKSSTYKLGLLRTLVRLAETAPGLVIDRTDDYVEIPFGAVGLYWLKQYLPLVLHHRQPQRPQGPGGYGWAKEAFYQLQDVSPSDLRLGARFDSDRAVLITRAINDACENIQRMPVRYITFPGSDDRQLFESGFSSTRASSQPIVLSREYLARFGRFRIPALLWQALGQFACWLDPVIVGEWRQLTSNWVGPGNQRNDARWAVRTDQSVGQSADRSAGQSDSQSALVREYGADLATNDPYEWTESRYDTGIAHERAKQLRDDGFALTCVWSATRIRNAPHIDHCFPWARWRNNDLWNLLPAHSTINLRKSDRLPSSSAMADARDRMLEWWRHAWVQSPEEDRFFMEARYSLPGLDVDTPGLEDIFTAAQHQRARLKQDQQLIEWPT, encoded by the coding sequence ATGCGTTTAGAAATCACGGGAATCTCCTGTCGGCCGTCGGGGATGATAAACGCATTGGATTGCTTGACATCTCGCGCCTTCGGGCTACTATGGCAAGATCATAGATTAAGGTTTCGACATTGGATATTCAACCGATTTCCCGCGACCGTCTCGCCTTACCACATGAGCAGCACCAGCTACTACGACCTCAACGCCGACGCCCTCGCCGCCCGGTATGACGGAGTCGATCCCGCCGACGTCCATGCCGACTGGGCGCCGGTCCACCTTCGTGAAGAGCCCGGATTCGCCTGCGACATCGGCGCCGGTTCGGGACGCGACGCCAACTGGCTTGCGGCCAGGGGGTGGGAAGTCGTGGCGGTGGAACCGAGCGCATTGCGCACACTCGCCGCGGAACGCGCCCATCCACGCGTGGTCTGGATGGACGATGCGCTACCGGACCTGCGGGTTTTGCGCGCGCTCGGCCGGCGGTTCGACCTGATTCTGCTGAGTGCCGTGTGGATGCACCTGGCGCCGAAAGTTCGGGAACGGGCGTTCCGCATCCTCTCCGAACTGCTCAATCCATCCGGACTGCTGGTGATTACGCTAAGGCGCGGCGGTGACGCCACGGAAAACGCCGCCCGGGGATTCCATGACACTTCAGCAGAGGAGATTGTCGGGTTTGCCAACCGGCGAGCCATCGCGCTGCGCAGCCACTCGACGCAACCGGACCTGACGCGCTCCGGCATAGACTGGGAGACGCTGGTCTTCGCCATGCCGGACGATGGCACCGGCAGCCTGCCCCTGCTGCGCCACGTGATCGTGAACGACAACAAGTCTTCGACCTACAAGCTGGGGCTGCTCCGTACCCTGGTGCGACTCGCCGAAACGGCACCGGGACTGGTCATCGATCGCACGGACGATTACGTGGAGATTCCCTTTGGTGCCGTCGGTCTGTACTGGCTGAAGCAATACCTGCCCCTGGTCCTGCATCATAGGCAGCCGCAACGCCCTCAGGGGCCGGGCGGATATGGCTGGGCCAAGGAAGCGTTCTACCAATTGCAAGACGTTTCGCCTTCCGACCTTCGGCTCGGTGCCCGGTTTGATTCTGACCGGGCCGTCCTCATTACCCGCGCCATAAACGACGCCTGCGAGAATATCCAGCGGATGCCGGTACGCTACATCACGTTTCCCGGTTCCGACGACCGGCAATTGTTCGAATCCGGGTTTTCCAGTACGCGGGCGTCGTCGCAGCCCATCGTCCTGTCGCGCGAATACCTGGCGCGGTTCGGCCGCTTCAGGATACCCGCGCTGCTTTGGCAGGCGCTCGGTCAGTTCGCCTGCTGGCTGGATCCGGTTATCGTAGGGGAATGGCGGCAGCTGACTTCGAATTGGGTTGGCCCGGGAAACCAGCGCAATGACGCGCGGTGGGCGGTCCGAACCGACCAATCCGTCGGCCAATCCGCGGACCGATCCGCCGGCCAGTCCGACAGCCAGTCCGCCCTGGTGCGGGAATACGGGGCCGACTTAGCAACGAACGACCCCTACGAATGGACCGAAAGCCGTTACGACACAGGCATCGCCCACGAACGGGCGAAGCAGTTGCGCGATGACGGATTCGCGCTCACCTGTGTCTGGTCCGCTACGCGAATTCGAAACGCTCCGCACATCGACCACTGTTTCCCGTGGGCGCGCTGGCGAAACAACGATCTCTGGAACCTGCTGCCGGCCCACAGCACCATCAACCTCAGAAAGAGCGACCGGCTGCCCTCCTCCAGCGCCATGGCCGACGCCCGGGACCGCATGCTGGAATGGTGGCGGCACGCGTGGGTTCAATCGCCCGAGGAGGACCGGTTTTTCATGGAAGCGCGGTACTCCCTGCCGGGGCTCGACGTCGACACGCCCGGGCTGGAAGACATCTTCACCGCCGCCCAGCACCAGCGCGCGCGCCTGAAACAGGACCAGCAACTGATCGAGTGGCCGACCTGA